The following are from one region of the Planctomonas sp. JC2975 genome:
- a CDS encoding FAD-binding and (Fe-S)-binding domain-containing protein — MAQHRTDDRDTGAGSTGVSVDAPATSSGTDPGPARDREPAVREFLSGLEVRDRSIDRYAAAHDASHYLLVPEAVVAPRSVEEVRSVFGGARASRRTLTFRSGGTSLSGQGVTSSVLVDTRRAFRGIRIEDDGRRVTVQPGATVRAVNTRLARHGYRLGPDPASEIACTIGGVIANNSSGMACGITENSYRTVESLLFVLPSGTVVDTALPDADARLRHREPILHAGLLELRRRLLASPDAAAEVRRQFSMKNTMGYGLNALLDFEHAVDILAHLVIGSEGTLAWVAEARFATVPLRPAIATGLLVFANLAEATAALPDLVSVGPATIELMDAASLRVAQAASDSPEAIRRLEVVDHTALLVEFQAADADQLAAALADARPVLDALQLASPVDLSSDPAERAALWHVRKGLYATVAGARSPGTTALLEDIVVPVERLLDTCTALTALFDKHGYDEAVVFGHAKDGNLHFMLTEDFGDAASLARYRAFTDDLVDLVLDQGGSLKAEHGTGRVMAPFVRRQYGDELYAMMLEIKRLADPSGMLNPGVLLADDPELYLRDIKTAPQVETEVDRCVECGYCEPVCPSKNLTLTPRQRIVLRREVERARAAGDDELVAELEQDYGYDGVDTCAVDGMCAVACPVDINTGDLVRRLRAEEPTPLLDRAWRTAAHHWEASTRVASTALTVAHTLPPSLVGAATTAARAVFGTETVPHYDAGLPAGGRTRGTSEPGESGTSLPDGAATEVVFFSACVGTMFGPEAGGIGSAEALRRLAARAGARLIVPDGIDGLCCGTPWKSKGHLHGYRDMSDRVLPALLKASGGGRLDVVCDAASCTEGLETMQHLAAESGAGLRFVDATEFAGRMLLPHLTATRRLASVAVHRTCSTAALHVDAALDAVCAFVADEVYEPDAWGCCAFAGDRGMLHPELTASATSAEALELGEREFDAYVSANRTCEIGMSRATGRPYRHVLEVLEEATRPAS, encoded by the coding sequence GTGGCACAGCATCGAACAGACGATCGGGACACCGGAGCGGGGAGCACGGGCGTCAGCGTCGACGCGCCCGCGACGTCGAGCGGGACGGATCCCGGCCCCGCCCGCGACCGCGAACCCGCGGTGCGCGAGTTCCTGTCAGGACTCGAAGTCCGAGATCGTTCCATCGACCGCTACGCGGCGGCGCACGATGCGTCCCACTATCTGCTCGTGCCCGAGGCGGTGGTGGCGCCGCGCAGCGTCGAGGAGGTGCGGTCCGTGTTCGGCGGTGCCAGGGCATCCCGTCGAACGCTCACGTTCCGCTCCGGCGGCACCAGCCTGTCGGGGCAGGGCGTGACGAGTTCTGTGCTGGTGGACACGCGGCGTGCGTTCCGCGGGATCCGCATCGAGGACGACGGCAGACGAGTGACCGTTCAGCCCGGCGCCACCGTGCGTGCGGTGAACACCCGGCTCGCACGCCACGGATACCGGCTCGGGCCGGATCCGGCGAGCGAGATCGCCTGCACGATCGGCGGCGTGATCGCCAACAACTCGTCCGGCATGGCGTGCGGCATCACGGAGAACAGCTACCGCACCGTCGAGTCGCTGCTTTTCGTGCTGCCCAGCGGCACGGTCGTCGACACGGCGCTCCCTGACGCCGACGCCCGCCTCCGCCACCGTGAGCCGATTCTGCACGCCGGCCTGCTCGAGCTGCGTCGCAGGCTCCTCGCCTCACCGGATGCGGCGGCCGAAGTCCGCCGTCAGTTCTCGATGAAGAACACCATGGGATACGGCCTCAACGCCCTGCTCGACTTCGAGCACGCCGTCGACATCCTGGCGCACCTCGTGATCGGCAGCGAGGGCACGCTGGCCTGGGTCGCTGAGGCGAGGTTCGCGACAGTGCCGTTGCGTCCGGCGATCGCGACGGGCCTCCTGGTCTTCGCGAACCTCGCGGAGGCGACGGCCGCGCTGCCCGACCTGGTGAGCGTCGGCCCCGCGACCATCGAGTTGATGGATGCCGCGTCCCTTCGAGTTGCGCAGGCCGCGTCCGACTCACCGGAGGCGATCCGCAGGCTCGAGGTGGTCGACCACACCGCGCTGCTCGTCGAGTTCCAGGCCGCGGATGCGGATCAGCTGGCCGCCGCGCTCGCGGACGCCCGGCCCGTCCTGGATGCCCTCCAGCTGGCATCCCCGGTCGACCTCTCGTCGGATCCCGCCGAGCGCGCAGCGCTCTGGCACGTGCGCAAGGGTCTCTACGCCACAGTCGCCGGCGCTCGCTCGCCGGGGACGACGGCACTGCTCGAGGACATCGTGGTGCCGGTCGAACGGCTGCTCGACACCTGCACAGCCTTGACGGCACTGTTCGACAAGCACGGCTACGACGAGGCGGTCGTCTTCGGCCACGCCAAGGACGGCAACCTGCATTTCATGTTGACCGAGGACTTCGGCGACGCCGCGTCCTTGGCAAGGTACCGCGCGTTCACCGACGACTTGGTCGACCTGGTGCTCGACCAGGGCGGGTCGCTGAAAGCCGAGCACGGCACAGGCCGCGTGATGGCCCCGTTCGTGCGTCGTCAGTACGGCGACGAGCTCTACGCGATGATGCTCGAGATCAAGCGACTCGCCGACCCGAGCGGCATGCTCAATCCCGGTGTGCTGCTCGCGGACGATCCCGAGCTCTACCTCCGCGACATCAAGACCGCGCCGCAGGTCGAGACCGAGGTGGACCGCTGCGTTGAGTGCGGATACTGCGAGCCGGTCTGTCCGAGCAAGAACCTCACGCTCACCCCGCGTCAACGCATCGTGCTGCGCCGCGAGGTCGAGCGGGCCAGGGCGGCAGGCGACGACGAGCTCGTGGCGGAGCTCGAGCAGGATTACGGATACGACGGCGTCGACACGTGCGCCGTCGACGGCATGTGCGCCGTCGCCTGTCCCGTCGACATCAACACGGGCGACCTCGTGCGTCGGCTGCGCGCCGAGGAGCCGACTCCGCTGCTGGATCGGGCGTGGCGCACGGCGGCGCACCACTGGGAGGCGTCGACCCGCGTCGCGTCGACGGCGCTGACCGTCGCGCACACGCTGCCGCCCTCGCTCGTCGGTGCGGCAACCACGGCGGCACGTGCCGTCTTCGGCACCGAGACCGTTCCGCACTACGACGCCGGCTTGCCGGCGGGCGGACGGACGCGCGGCACGAGCGAACCGGGGGAGTCCGGCACCAGCCTGCCGGACGGCGCCGCCACCGAGGTGGTCTTCTTCTCGGCATGCGTCGGGACGATGTTCGGCCCAGAGGCCGGCGGCATCGGATCCGCCGAAGCCCTGCGCAGGCTCGCCGCACGCGCCGGCGCACGCCTGATCGTGCCCGACGGCATCGACGGCCTCTGCTGCGGCACCCCGTGGAAGTCCAAGGGGCATCTGCACGGGTATCGCGACATGTCCGACCGTGTGCTGCCCGCGCTGCTGAAGGCGAGCGGAGGCGGCCGTCTCGACGTCGTCTGCGACGCGGCATCCTGCACGGAGGGGCTGGAGACCATGCAGCATCTGGCTGCCGAGTCGGGCGCAGGACTGCGGTTCGTCGACGCGACCGAGTTCGCCGGCCGCATGCTGCTGCCGCACCTGACCGCGACCCGCCGCCTCGCATCCGTCGCCGTGCACCGCACGTGTTCCACCGCCGCGCTGCACGTGGATGCCGCCCTCGATGCCGTCTGCGCGTTCGTCGCCGACGAGGTCTACGAGCCGGACGCGTGGGGTTGCTGCGCCTTCGCAGGGGACCGCGGGATGCTGCATCCGGAGCTCACGGCATCCGCCACGTCCGCCGAGGCGCTGGAGCTCGGAGAGCGCGAGTTCGACGCGTACGTCTCGGCCAACCGCACCTGCGAGATCGGCATGTCACGAGCGACAGGGCGCCCGTACCGTCACGTGCTCGAGGTGCTCGAGGAGGCGACTCGCCCCGCCTCGTGA
- a CDS encoding cytochrome c oxidase assembly protein, producing MVAGGLYGLGVFFAHRNGVRWPAWPIVAFYLLGLGSYAWIEFGFLGTWSTELRWAFTTRVAFLLFVVPGLLALGRPVTLARSAMSGLPARVLDRILKSWPIRMMGNAIFAPVVALIGFSLFLTPFAAALRLDPAWEAAISIGIPLVGLLMVLPVTDSGLLRTSLFITAEFMLAFVELVLDAVPGILLRLNESVLDHAPPVIGLLPPWFPSPLHDQHLSGDFLWFIAEIADVPVLIILFIRWMHSDRREAKKMDELTDEQMDQLTQEHLKRYQQH from the coding sequence ATCGTCGCCGGTGGCCTCTACGGACTCGGAGTGTTCTTCGCGCACCGCAACGGGGTCAGGTGGCCCGCGTGGCCGATCGTCGCGTTCTACCTGCTCGGCCTCGGCTCGTACGCGTGGATCGAGTTCGGATTCCTCGGCACGTGGAGCACCGAGTTGCGGTGGGCGTTCACCACCAGGGTCGCGTTCCTCCTCTTCGTGGTGCCGGGGCTTCTCGCACTCGGACGTCCCGTCACGCTGGCGCGCTCCGCGATGTCGGGGCTGCCTGCGCGGGTGTTGGACCGCATCCTGAAGTCGTGGCCCATACGGATGATGGGCAACGCGATCTTCGCGCCGGTCGTCGCCCTGATCGGCTTCAGCCTCTTCCTCACCCCGTTCGCGGCGGCTCTGCGCCTCGATCCGGCATGGGAGGCCGCCATCTCCATCGGCATCCCGTTGGTCGGCCTGCTGATGGTGCTGCCCGTCACCGACAGCGGACTGCTGCGCACGAGCCTCTTCATCACAGCGGAGTTCATGCTCGCGTTCGTCGAGCTGGTCCTGGATGCCGTGCCCGGCATCCTGCTGCGCCTCAACGAGTCCGTGCTCGACCATGCACCGCCCGTCATCGGGCTGCTGCCGCCGTGGTTCCCCTCCCCGCTTCACGACCAGCACCTGTCGGGCGACTTCCTGTGGTTCATCGCCGAGATCGCGGATGTGCCGGTGCTGATCATCCTGTTCATCCGGTGGATGCACTCCGATCGCCGCGAAGCCAAGAAGATGGACGAGCTCACGGACGAACAGATGGACCAGCTCACGCAGGAACACCTGAAGCGGTACCAGCAGCACTGA
- a CDS encoding DUF559 domain-containing protein yields the protein MDSALYTAVLPASRLDELFARLPRRCAPLRRLIDARAESGIESLFRLAARQEGWSVAVQVSITGVGRVDLVINGWLVIEVDGDRWHSTPEQRARDRTREAELVRRGMRSHRFDYNQVMSDIDGCIGVVRTLLAAGHP from the coding sequence GTGGACAGCGCGTTGTACACCGCGGTACTTCCTGCGTCGCGTCTCGACGAGCTGTTCGCCCGGCTGCCCCGACGTTGTGCACCCCTCCGGCGGCTCATCGATGCTCGGGCCGAGTCCGGCATCGAGTCACTGTTCCGTCTCGCGGCTCGCCAGGAGGGCTGGTCGGTCGCTGTCCAGGTGAGCATCACGGGTGTAGGCCGAGTGGATCTCGTCATCAATGGGTGGCTCGTGATCGAGGTCGACGGTGATCGGTGGCATTCGACGCCAGAGCAGCGTGCCCGTGATCGGACACGAGAGGCAGAACTGGTCCGACGGGGCATGAGGTCGCATCGCTTCGACTACAACCAGGTGATGTCCGACATCGACGGGTGCATCGGTGTGGTGCGCACGTTGCTTGCGGCCGGACATCCGTGA
- the lysS gene encoding lysine--tRNA ligase: protein MATDERRADENRTDELSADEVGEQKAVRLAKRERLNAEADAAGGAYPVTLPITSTIPELRAEYGGLEADATTGVFVGIAGRIVHLRNTGKLCFAALQAGDGSRIQAMVSLAAVGEESLARWKELVDLGDHVFVHGEVISSRRGELSVMVDDWAIAAKAILPLPNLHNELSEETRMRSRYLDLIARDQARTNVLNRAKAVASLRATFASRSFIEVETPMLQTMHGGASARPFVTHSNAFDTDLFLRIAPELFLKRAVVGGIDRVFEINRNFRNEGADSTHSPEFAMLEAYQAYGDYNTMAELTQTLIQDAAWATSGSHVVTWADGTDYDLGGQWDSVSMYESLTDALTAAVAAGRVPWTGGTDITPETPLNELAALAELVEIEVKHPIHGKYVEELWEHFVKGGLERPTFVRDFPVDTSPLVRAHRSKAGVVEKWDLYIRGFELATGYSELVDPVVQRDRFVEQARLAAQGDDEAMRLDEEFLRALEFGMPPTGGMGMGIDRLLMALTGLGIRETILFPLVK, encoded by the coding sequence ATGGCGACCGACGAGCGTCGTGCAGACGAGAACCGTACCGACGAACTGAGCGCTGACGAGGTCGGCGAGCAGAAGGCCGTGCGGCTCGCCAAGCGCGAGCGCCTGAACGCCGAAGCGGATGCCGCAGGCGGCGCCTACCCGGTCACCCTTCCGATCACCTCGACCATTCCGGAGCTGCGCGCCGAGTACGGCGGTCTCGAAGCGGATGCCACGACCGGCGTCTTCGTCGGTATCGCCGGCCGCATCGTGCACCTGCGCAACACGGGCAAGCTCTGCTTCGCCGCCCTGCAGGCCGGAGACGGATCCCGCATCCAGGCCATGGTCTCGCTGGCCGCGGTGGGCGAGGAGTCGCTCGCGCGCTGGAAGGAGCTCGTCGACCTGGGCGACCACGTCTTCGTGCACGGCGAGGTCATCTCCTCGCGTCGCGGCGAGCTCTCCGTCATGGTGGACGACTGGGCTATCGCCGCCAAGGCGATCCTGCCGCTGCCGAACCTGCACAACGAGCTCTCCGAAGAGACGCGGATGCGCAGCCGCTACCTCGACCTCATCGCGCGCGATCAGGCCCGCACCAATGTGCTGAACCGCGCCAAGGCGGTCGCGTCGCTGCGCGCCACCTTCGCGTCGCGGAGCTTCATCGAGGTGGAGACCCCGATGCTGCAGACGATGCACGGCGGGGCATCCGCTCGTCCGTTCGTCACGCACTCGAACGCGTTCGACACCGATCTTTTCCTGCGCATCGCGCCCGAGCTCTTCCTCAAGCGTGCCGTCGTCGGCGGCATCGACCGGGTGTTCGAGATCAACCGCAACTTCCGCAACGAGGGCGCCGACTCGACGCACTCGCCCGAGTTCGCGATGCTCGAGGCCTATCAGGCGTACGGCGACTACAACACGATGGCCGAGCTGACGCAGACGCTCATCCAGGACGCGGCGTGGGCCACCAGCGGCAGCCACGTCGTCACGTGGGCGGACGGCACCGACTACGACCTCGGCGGCCAGTGGGACTCGGTGTCGATGTACGAGAGCCTCACGGATGCCCTCACCGCAGCCGTCGCCGCAGGTCGCGTGCCGTGGACCGGCGGCACGGACATCACTCCCGAGACGCCCCTGAACGAGCTGGCCGCCCTCGCCGAGCTGGTCGAGATCGAGGTGAAGCACCCCATTCACGGCAAGTACGTCGAGGAACTGTGGGAGCACTTCGTGAAGGGCGGACTGGAGCGTCCGACCTTCGTGCGCGACTTCCCCGTCGACACGTCGCCGCTGGTGCGTGCCCACCGCAGCAAGGCGGGCGTCGTGGAGAAGTGGGACCTCTACATTCGCGGCTTCGAGCTCGCCACCGGATACTCCGAGCTCGTCGACCCCGTCGTGCAGCGCGACCGGTTCGTCGAGCAGGCGCGCCTGGCCGCGCAAGGCGACGACGAGGCCATGCGCCTCGACGAGGAGTTCCTGCGCGCCCTCGAGTTCGGCATGCCGCCGACCGGTGGCATGGGCATGGGCATCGACCGGCTGCTGATGGCGCTGACGGGCCTCGGCATCCGCGAGACGATCCTGTTCCCCCTGGTGAAGTAG
- the panC gene encoding pantoate--beta-alanine ligase, translating to MTDTTAPTPGRPAVSTTIAEIRSIVRDARARGERVALVPTMGALHDGHLSLARTARGLADVVVVSIFVNPLQFGPNEDFDRYPRTLDADLEALGDLADHVFAPTVAEMYPNGPSQTRIVAGEVAGEFEGASRPGHFDGMLTVVNKLLGIVQPDAAMFGQKDAQQVFLVRQMVADLDIPVSIEAVPIVREADGLALSSRNRYLDPDAREAAVTLSRALHDTGAAAGAGVQAALAAGVARVRASAPVKLDYLAIVDPQTFRSVADGYRGAATVLIAARVGTTRLIDNASIIIG from the coding sequence ATGACAGACACGACCGCGCCGACACCGGGTAGACCCGCTGTGTCGACGACGATCGCCGAGATCAGGTCGATCGTGCGGGATGCCCGCGCCCGCGGCGAGCGCGTCGCCCTCGTCCCGACGATGGGCGCTCTGCACGACGGCCACCTGTCGCTGGCGCGCACCGCGAGAGGACTCGCGGACGTGGTCGTCGTGTCCATTTTCGTGAACCCGTTGCAGTTCGGCCCGAACGAGGACTTCGACCGCTACCCGCGCACTCTCGACGCTGATCTCGAAGCACTCGGCGACCTCGCAGACCACGTGTTCGCGCCGACGGTCGCTGAGATGTATCCCAACGGCCCGTCGCAGACCAGGATCGTGGCAGGCGAGGTGGCAGGCGAGTTCGAGGGCGCCTCCCGCCCCGGCCACTTCGACGGCATGCTCACGGTCGTGAACAAGCTGCTGGGCATCGTGCAGCCGGATGCCGCCATGTTCGGCCAGAAGGATGCGCAGCAGGTCTTCCTGGTACGCCAGATGGTCGCGGATCTCGACATCCCGGTCTCCATCGAGGCCGTACCGATCGTGCGCGAGGCCGACGGGCTCGCGCTGTCCAGCCGCAACCGCTACCTGGATCCGGATGCCAGGGAGGCCGCCGTGACCCTGTCGCGTGCGCTGCACGACACCGGTGCGGCTGCGGGAGCCGGAGTGCAGGCGGCGCTGGCTGCTGGGGTGGCGCGCGTGCGGGCATCCGCGCCGGTTAAGCTGGACTACCTGGCCATCGTCGACCCGCAGACCTTCCGTTCCGTCGCCGACGGGTACCGCGGAGCCGCAACCGTGCTGATCGCGGCACGGGTCGGCACAACGCGGCTCATCGACAACGCGAGCATCATCATCGGGTAG